In Helicobacter bilis, a genomic segment contains:
- the argH gene encoding argininosuccinate lyase yields MAKLWAGRFQTDANTLLDEFNASIPFDKNLWEEDIQGSIEHAKMLYSIGLLDIHELDSITHGLQEIKQEIMQGNFTFSLQDEDIHMAIEKALSEKIGDAGKKLHTARSRNDQVALDFKLYCRKQNLVIQKLLIELIESLLSIAQHHTNTIMPGMTHLQHAQPISFGYHLVAWCVGLKRDIERLQSSMQRSDDCPLGSAALAGTPYGNERENLALSLGFKTASLNAMDSVGQRDFALDILYDIAMVMLHVSRMAEELILWSSYEFGFVTFADSFATGSSIMPQKKNPDVAELLRGKTGRVYGNLMALLTTMKALPFAYNKDMQEDKEGVFDSVQTAIISLKILTESMKTLTINTENMRKMCEKGHLVATDLADLLVKECHVPFREAHHITGVCVQYAESCGKDLSNIEIDSLCEMLEKELKNLVTQKGNMESIVTTISSESLKLAINLEHSMQRRNSLGGCGSDEVKRQIHILLQWLRSIA; encoded by the coding sequence ATGGCGAAACTTTGGGCTGGTAGGTTTCAAACAGATGCAAACACTTTGCTTGATGAGTTTAATGCGAGTATTCCATTTGATAAAAATCTATGGGAAGAGGATATTCAAGGCTCTATCGAACATGCAAAAATGCTTTATTCTATCGGGCTTTTAGACATACATGAGCTAGATTCTATTACGCATGGATTGCAAGAGATAAAGCAAGAGATTATGCAGGGTAATTTCACTTTTTCTCTGCAAGATGAAGACATACACATGGCAATAGAGAAGGCTTTGAGTGAAAAGATTGGCGATGCGGGGAAGAAGCTACACACAGCACGCAGTAGAAACGATCAAGTAGCCCTTGATTTTAAACTCTATTGTAGAAAGCAGAATCTTGTTATACAAAAGCTATTAATCGAGCTTATAGAATCTCTTCTTTCAATAGCACAGCACCACACAAACACTATAATGCCCGGTATGACACATTTACAACACGCACAGCCTATAAGTTTTGGTTATCATTTAGTGGCTTGGTGTGTTGGGCTGAAACGCGATATTGAGAGATTGCAATCAAGTATGCAAAGAAGCGATGATTGCCCCTTAGGGAGTGCAGCCCTTGCTGGCACGCCCTATGGCAATGAGAGAGAGAATCTTGCCTTAAGTTTGGGCTTTAAAACAGCGAGTTTAAATGCTATGGATTCTGTTGGGCAGAGAGATTTTGCCCTAGATATATTGTATGATATTGCTATGGTTATGCTACATGTTTCACGCATGGCAGAAGAGCTTATTTTGTGGAGTAGCTATGAGTTTGGGTTTGTAACTTTTGCTGATAGCTTTGCGACTGGAAGCTCTATCATGCCACAGAAAAAAAACCCCGATGTAGCCGAGCTTTTGCGGGGTAAAACGGGTAGAGTTTATGGGAATCTTATGGCATTATTAACCACTATGAAAGCACTTCCTTTTGCGTATAATAAGGATATGCAAGAGGATAAAGAAGGTGTGTTTGATTCGGTGCAAACTGCAATCATTAGCCTTAAGATTCTAACAGAAAGCATGAAAACTCTTACAATTAATACCGAGAATATGCGTAAAATGTGTGAAAAGGGACATTTAGTCGCAACAGATTTAGCAGATCTTTTAGTAAAAGAGTGTCATGTCCCTTTTAGAGAAGCCCATCATATTACAGGTGTATGCGTGCAGTATGCTGAATCTTGTGGCAAGGATTTAAGCAATATTGAGATAGATTCACTCTGTGAGATGCTAGAAAAAGAGCTTAAAAATCTTGTAACGCAAAAAGGCAATATGGAATCTATTGTAACGACAATATCAAGTGAGAGCTTAAAACTTGCCATAAACCTAGAGCATTCTATGCAAAGGCGAAATAGTCTTGGGGGATGTGGAAGCGATGAGGTAAAAAGACAGATTCATATATTATTACAATGGCTAAGGTCTATCGCATAG
- a CDS encoding 3'-5' exonuclease produces the protein MALQYFGHYFNLLDQMPLSLESFHTQLSNVLPEYGTLECETLLEVMIGLHAPLYRVSDIESSDYIIDTTIKNINLNEAKLCFVDIETTSASVKNGQIIEIGAIIAQNGEILDTFDTLVYSPFVPEDIIDLTGIDSYMLEDAPRLEQVLKQFRAFLGDSVFVAHNVSFDYNFIAESLHEYDMPPLFNPRLCTLDLSRRTIVSKKYALAYLNDMLGINTAQAHRAYADALTAFRLYEICMQSLPKEVKTLQELIAFSKGKIAYPQRVAGK, from the coding sequence ATGGCACTTCAGTATTTTGGACACTATTTTAATCTGCTTGATCAAATGCCCCTAAGCCTTGAGAGTTTTCACACACAATTAAGCAATGTCTTACCTGAATATGGCACGCTTGAATGCGAAACGCTGCTTGAAGTAATGATTGGCTTACATGCACCACTTTATAGAGTGAGTGATATAGAATCTAGCGATTATATTATTGACACAACAATAAAAAATATTAATCTCAATGAAGCAAAACTATGCTTTGTGGATATAGAGACGACATCGGCAAGTGTGAAAAATGGGCAAATCATTGAAATCGGGGCAATAATCGCACAAAATGGAGAGATACTAGACACTTTTGATACGCTTGTGTATAGCCCATTTGTGCCAGAGGATATTATTGATCTCACAGGCATAGATTCCTATATGCTAGAAGATGCACCACGACTTGAGCAGGTATTAAAGCAGTTTCGCGCATTTTTAGGCGATAGCGTATTTGTCGCACATAATGTTTCATTTGATTACAACTTTATCGCAGAAAGTCTGCATGAATATGATATGCCACCACTCTTTAATCCCAGATTATGCACGCTAGACCTTAGTCGTAGGACTATCGTATCAAAAAAATACGCATTAGCCTATCTCAACGATATGTTAGGTATAAACACAGCACAAGCCCATAGGGCTTATGCTGACGCACTAACCGCTTTTAGACTATATGAAATATGTATGCAATCACTCCCAAAAGAAGTAAAAACCCTGCAGGAACTCATCGCCTTTTCAAAAGGAAAGATTGCATATCCACAAAGAGTTGCGGGGAAATAG
- the xseB gene encoding exodeoxyribonuclease VII small subunit: protein MTQPTDIDFETHVEKVKDIIKQLNDNTLNLKDGMKLYKDAQAHINMANKMLEEAEFELKNALEQQ from the coding sequence ATGACTCAACCAACAGATATTGATTTTGAAACACATGTGGAAAAAGTGAAAGATATCATCAAGCAATTAAACGACAACACACTAAATCTAAAAGATGGTATGAAGCTATACAAAGATGCACAAGCACACATCAATATGGCAAACAAAATGCTAGAAGAAGCAGAGTTTGAATTAAAAAATGCCCTAGAACAACAATAA
- the rpmE gene encoding 50S ribosomal protein L31, producing MKKDIHPKYVPCKVTCVTSGKEVEVLSTKPELRIDISSFCHPFYTGSDKIADTTGRVERFRKKYNR from the coding sequence ATGAAAAAAGATATTCACCCTAAATATGTTCCTTGCAAAGTAACCTGTGTAACAAGCGGTAAAGAAGTTGAGGTACTGAGCACAAAGCCTGAATTACGCATTGATATATCAAGCTTTTGTCATCCATTCTATACCGGCAGTGATAAGATTGCCGATACAACGGGTCGTGTAGAGCGATTTAGAAAGAAATATAATCGTTAA
- the rplI gene encoding 50S ribosomal protein L9, which yields MRVLLIKDVANLGKAGEIKEVKDGYANNFLIAKGLAKHATNEVINKYKAEQKKQAELEALQIAEAKQMQQALEKIELTISKKVGSNNHLFGSLTKDEISNELQTQHRISIDKKAFEIPQIKTLGKFQAVVKLGHGLQAKLNLNVIAE from the coding sequence ATGCGCGTTTTATTAATCAAAGATGTAGCAAATCTAGGCAAAGCTGGGGAAATAAAAGAAGTAAAAGATGGATATGCCAATAACTTTCTCATTGCTAAAGGACTTGCAAAACATGCCACAAATGAAGTTATCAATAAATACAAAGCAGAGCAGAAAAAACAAGCAGAACTAGAAGCATTACAGATTGCAGAAGCAAAGCAAATGCAACAAGCACTAGAAAAAATCGAGCTTACAATCTCAAAAAAAGTCGGCTCAAACAATCATCTCTTTGGATCACTCACAAAAGATGAAATCTCAAACGAATTGCAAACCCAGCACAGAATCTCAATCGATAAAAAAGCCTTTGAGATTCCACAGATAAAAACTCTTGGCAAATTTCAAGCGGTTGTAAAACTTGGTCATGGACTACAAGCTAAGTTAAATTTAAATGTGATTGCAGAATAA
- a CDS encoding M48 metallopeptidase family protein: MQEFMGFWFEIKTSKRIKRWRIVCNVEGFFIFHFPYRTKNTLQIAEQYIKENHAKMNTFLLKQQTRFNTNNNLATQYLNEYPNSLVVFGTQCLAKDCTIESLCQRLYAKSKEILDEYALKMQLNYTKLIISFAKSYLGQCNSKAQIKIDYRNVLCDERLLRYLVVHELAHIRHPNHSKLFWQEVERFYPNYKNTRKELKIMANRNATILKHYGLLHKRLC; encoded by the coding sequence TTGCAAGAATTTATGGGGTTTTGGTTTGAGATTAAGACAAGCAAACGCATTAAGAGATGGCGTATTGTGTGTAATGTGGAGGGCTTTTTTATTTTTCATTTTCCATATCGCACAAAAAATACACTACAAATTGCAGAACAATATATAAAAGAAAATCATGCTAAAATGAATACATTTTTATTAAAACAGCAAACAAGATTCAATACAAATAATAACTTAGCAACGCAATATCTAAACGAGTATCCAAACTCACTTGTAGTATTTGGGACACAATGTTTAGCAAAAGATTGCACTATAGAATCTTTATGTCAAAGATTATATGCAAAATCAAAAGAAATATTAGATGAATACGCTTTGAAAATGCAGCTAAACTACACAAAGCTAATAATTAGTTTCGCAAAGTCATATCTTGGGCAATGCAATAGTAAGGCTCAAATAAAGATTGATTATCGCAATGTGCTGTGCGATGAGAGATTACTGCGTTATCTTGTGGTGCATGAGTTGGCACATATTAGACACCCAAACCACTCTAAACTCTTTTGGCAAGAAGTAGAAAGATTCTATCCTAATTACAAAAATACACGCAAAGAATTAAAAATTATGGCAAATAGAAATGCGACTATATTAAAACACTATGGCTTATTGCATAAAAGATTGTGCTAA
- the fur gene encoding ferric iron uptake transcriptional regulator, translating into MDKAITKRLETLDSILLRLRTSIKKNGLKNSKQREEIIGVLYKSGTHLSPEEIANQLRIKDKNTSISSVYRILSFLEKEHFITALEADKTGRRYEIAAKAHHDHIICLQCGEIIEFVDSDIERLQVDIAEKFGTQLISHDMRLFVICAKCKNA; encoded by the coding sequence ATGGATAAAGCAATTACTAAACGATTGGAAACTCTAGATTCTATACTGCTTAGACTACGCACTTCAATCAAGAAAAATGGCTTAAAAAACTCAAAGCAGAGAGAAGAAATTATAGGTGTTCTCTACAAAAGTGGCACGCATTTAAGCCCTGAAGAAATCGCTAATCAATTACGCATTAAAGATAAGAATACAAGCATTTCATCTGTGTATAGAATCTTAAGTTTCTTAGAAAAAGAGCATTTTATCACAGCACTTGAAGCGGATAAAACGGGTAGAAGATATGAGATTGCTGCTAAAGCCCATCATGACCATATTATTTGTTTGCAATGTGGAGAGATTATTGAATTTGTAGATTCTGATATTGAGAGATTGCAAGTTGATATTGCAGAGAAGTTTGGCACACAGCTTATAAGCCATGACATGCGACTTTTTGTGATTTGTGCTAAATGTAAAAATGCCTAG
- a CDS encoding DUF475 domain-containing protein — translation MKHFYSSFVVTLIGLVLAFYVGAWQAIYICILLSILEVSLSFDNAVVNAKVLDTMDIKWQKRFIYWGIPIAVFGMRFIFPIVIVAVAARLGMLETLNLALYSPQEYHKTLEETRFEIYAFGAGFLLMVCLQFFFSEDKEVHWLSFIEDNVIMRFFMKFPNFALLLAITLGIILLALTDNILVGMAYFCAIVLYLIIHSADKFLGAGGVRNGLMGFLYLEVLDASFSFDGVIGAFALSENIFIIMIGLGIGAMFVRSLTLYLVEHKTLQKLIYLEHGAHYAIGALAIIMLLKIFMEVSEIITGLIGVGFIGIAFLHSKFSNKDS, via the coding sequence ATGAAGCATTTTTATAGTTCTTTTGTTGTAACTTTGATTGGGCTAGTTTTGGCATTTTATGTTGGGGCGTGGCAGGCGATTTATATATGTATTTTACTCTCTATCTTAGAAGTTAGTCTCTCGTTTGATAATGCTGTGGTTAATGCAAAAGTGCTTGATACAATGGATATAAAATGGCAAAAGCGATTTATTTATTGGGGGATTCCCATCGCTGTATTTGGTATGAGATTTATTTTCCCCATTGTTATTGTGGCAGTAGCTGCAAGGCTTGGTATGCTAGAGACTTTGAATCTTGCCTTATATTCACCGCAAGAGTATCATAAAACACTTGAAGAAACGCGTTTTGAGATTTATGCCTTTGGTGCTGGGTTTTTACTTATGGTATGTTTGCAATTCTTTTTTAGTGAAGATAAAGAGGTGCATTGGCTAAGTTTTATTGAAGATAATGTTATTATGCGATTTTTTATGAAGTTCCCAAACTTTGCTTTATTGCTTGCAATTACACTTGGAATCATCTTGCTTGCCCTAACGGATAATATACTTGTAGGCATGGCGTATTTTTGTGCGATTGTGCTGTATTTAATCATTCATTCGGCGGATAAATTCCTTGGGGCTGGTGGTGTGCGTAATGGACTTATGGGCTTTTTGTATTTAGAAGTGCTTGATGCAAGTTTTAGTTTTGATGGTGTGATTGGGGCATTTGCCTTGAGTGAGAATATTTTTATTATTATGATTGGGCTTGGCATTGGGGCTATGTTTGTGCGTAGCTTGACGCTTTATCTTGTAGAGCATAAGACACTGCAAAAGCTTATCTATTTAGAGCATGGCGCACATTATGCTATTGGGGCATTAGCTATTATTATGCTATTAAAGATTTTTATGGAAGTAAGTGAGATTATCACAGGGCTTATTGGCGTAGGATTTATTGGTATTGCTTTTCTGCATTCAAAATTCTCAAATAAAGATTCATAA